TCGGTTCTATGTGAATGAACGCGCAAATGCTGACCTGATCATGCTTGATGAGGAACCGGTGCCGGCAGGTGAGGCGGTGACGCTGTTTGATCCGATCCATACGTACAAACAAAAAACAATTACTCACTACCGAGTGCGCGAGATGCTGCAGCCGATCATTGTAAACGGTCAGATGGTGTATGAACTGCCTGAACTCATCGAGATACGCGCGTATGCGGAAAAAGAATTGCGCTCGATTCCGAGTGAAACCCTCCGTCTAAAAAATCCGCATGTTCACCATGTCGACCTGAGCCGTGAACTGTGGCAACTGAAGCAAAAGCTCGTGCAAAGTGCCCGTATGTGAATGAAAGCGCGCTGCGCGCGCCATAGGCTGCCCCCATCTTTAGCAGGGGGATAAAAGGATGGATCATGGCGCTGTTTTGTGCAGCGCCATTTGCTGTTTTACAAATTGGGTTACCATGGCGGAGAGGTTTTTTTCTACGATGTCGGCGGTTGTCTCATTCATGCCTTCTGTACAAACAGAGAGCGCAAGCGGTCGATTCGCGATCACAAAGAGCGCGGAGTCGTGAAATTGGTTCGGCCAATTCCCGAGAACGTGATAGAAAGAGGACACAGAACTGCCAGAGAGTCCCGACTGAAGCCGTCCGGCGGTTGGCACCTGAGCGAGATCTTGAAGAAGGGGCGCGAGCGCTGTTTTGTGCGCCTGAGCCATCGTGTAAAGTGTCACCATGTATTTTGTGAGATCGACCGGTGTCACTGTATAGGGAGGCGTCATCGGGGCGTCGCTGCCAAGGCCTTGTGAGAAGCGGCTGACTTGATCTGGCCCGAGCGCGCGCATCAGCATGTTAATCGCAACGACATCTCCGCGCACAACGGCGGCTTTGGCGAGTTGTGCATACGTGAATGACGTACCCAAGGGCATCCCGCCAATGTAACCTGGTCCCGCCTGAAGGTCGGCCGCCGTCAGGGCGACGGTGTCTGTCGGTTTCAAGAGTCCCTGCGCGATGTCGCTGTACAGAGTCATGGTTACGGGCAGCGCGAGTGTTTCAGCCGCACTATACGTCGCTGTTCCGTGAATGGCAACCGCAGCTCCGCTGTTGATATCGAGCAAAGAGACGCCGACTGTGCCGGGAACCGTATTTAAATAGGCCCGCATTTTTGTCGCAAGGCTGTTGTACTCTTGTTGTGAAAAAGGGATCGTCGCTGTTGAGGCGAGCATCATGGTCCAGTCAGCGCGAAGCGATTTTGCGACGGAGGGCGCGACATCTTTTGTTAGCACGAAGCCGCCCGCGCCAAGGATTGTCGCCGCGACGGCGACCGTAAAAAAACGCATGATGCGCAGGCGCCTTTTTTTCATTCGCTTTTTGTTGTGTTTCGTGACAGTCGCAGCCGTTTGTGCACGACCTTTTGACGGCTGTGCCGCAGATGACGTTTTTCGCGGAGAGGTTGCTTTTTTTTGTGGATTCTGCGCGACTTTTTTTGGCTGATCTGCGGCGCGCGACGAAGCGGCCAAACGTCTCATCTGACTGTTTTTTTCGAGCGCCGAGGTTGTCTTGCGCGTATTTTTTCTTTGGGTGTTCATGAACTACCCATCCTATCGGTTATCAACCTATCAATTAAAAGCAGTGGATCAAAGCGTGATCCCATTCCGGATAAAAGGGTGTAAAGGCTATCCATATCGCATTCGTGTGAGGTGTGGTAGGATACGAATATAGTACACAACGATTATAGCATGCCTTTGTTTCAGGAGGGAAGATTTAGCATGAATGACACGAGAATGATTGTTCCGATTCGCGATGTTAAAGTGCGCCGCGAAGTGTTGCTGCCAACGGGCCAGGAGACTTCGCGGCCTGGACGTATTCTGATTGTCGATGACGAGCGGGGAATTCAGGATTTTCTCTTGTTCGGATTGCGCGATGAAGGGTTTGACGTGGCGACTGCATCTGATGGAGAAGAGGCGCTTCAAGTACTTGAAATTTTTCGTCCGCACATTGTTCTCCTTGACATCATGCTGCCGGGGATGGACGGTTTTGAGGTGTGTCGGCTGATGAAGGAGCGCTCGCGCGTCTCGATCATCATGCTCACGGCAAAAGAAGAGGTGGACGATCGTGTGCGCGGTCTCAGTGCCGGCGCGGATGATTATGTAGTCAAACCGTTTGCGTTCGTTGAACTCAAGGCGCGAATTGAGGCGCGTTTGCGCGGGCAGTTTCCTGAGTTGACTTCGGTTCACCGCATTGGGAAATTTGAGATTGACAAGGTCCAGCGCCTGATTCGCTACGAAGGCCGCGCACTCGGGCTCTCGCGCACGGAGTTTAGCCTGCTTGAGCTCTTGCTTGAAAAACCGGGTGTCGCGCGCTCGCGCGAAGAGATCATGCAGCGCGTGTGGGGACAGGATTTTCACGGGGAAGACAACATTCTTGAGGTTTACATTCGCTACTTGAGGCACAAATTGAACGACACGAAGCGACAGCTCATTCGCACGGTCCGGGGTGTCGGCTATCGTGTGGAAGTTCAGTAAGGACAGATTTTTGACACCCCCGGCGCACACGATCAGGCGCTCGCTTTACTCGCGCTATGTGTGGGTCGTCGTCAGCATTCTTTTGATTATCGGGATCATCCAGGTGCAGACGCTGCGCAGCACGCTGATCATTGCGGGCGAGACAACGCTTGTGTTCAATTTGCGCGATGCGCTTTATCACGAGAAGATCACACCTGAGAATCTTCACATCATCGCGCCACAACTTCTTCACATGCTCAGTTCGCGCGCGGTGAATGTAGCTGTCTATGATTCCAATTTGAGGCTTGTCGGCAAGCAGATGGCGGCGTATGACCCAATGCCGCTGCAACCGATGACTCCGCAGATTGTCAGTCTCGTCTGGGGATCGGAAGACACGCCGTACGGGCGTTTCAAAAATTTGCGGATCATGCTGTCGCATGGAGCCATCCAGGTCTATGCGCCGCTTGGGACACGCGCACACCCGGCGGGGTATCTGCAAATCGCCTATCGAGATCAAATCTTGTATCCTTTTATTTGGCGTGGGATGGCGCTTTACTTTACGGCGAGTGTACTGCTTCTTATCTTTGCGGCAATCTCGCTTTTGCCTGTCGTCGAGTCGGCACTCGCGCCGCTCCATCGTCTGCTGGCGACGGCTTCCCGCATTCGCTCTGGCGCCGTCGAAGAGCGGCTTCCGGTGACTGGCACGCGCGAGACGGAACAGCTTGCTGTCATGATCAATGAGGGACTCGATCAACTGCAGGAGGCTGTTCGTCAGGAAAAAGAAAGCACCCAGCGCATGAAACGGTTTGTCTCATCTGCGTCACACGAATTGCGCACACCACTCACATCGCTCAAAGGTTTTAGCGAGGTACTTTTGCGCCGCCTTGACACGTATCGCGAGAACACGAGTGTGGCGCGTGAGATTGCGCTAAACGCTGCGCCGCGGAGATTGCGTCCAATGCTTGAAGAGGCGTTTGTCCGCGATGAACAGCTTGTTGAGCTCAGGCACGCCGTCGCCTCGATGCAAAATGAAACGGCGCGCCTGGAAGAACTCGTGAGAGACCTTTTGCAATTGGCTCGGCTCGATGAACATTTTAAGCTTAATCGAAGTGTGATCGATCTTGCCGCGTTTATTTCTGAACATCAAGCTCAGTATGAGATTCTCTCAAAAGGCCAAAAAATGTTCTTTCATCTTACACCGTGCAGTGTCTCGTGCGATCCGTCACTTCTTCAGCAAGTGATCTATAATTTGATCATGAATGCATTGCACTACACGAATGTCCAAACGGGTGAAATTCATGTCACTGTTTCACCGCGGGGCAAGGATGGCGCAATCCTGGAAGTGTCTGACAATGGCCCGGGGATTGACCCTGCACATCTTGAACGGATTTTTGATCGCTTTTTTCGGGCGTCAGAAGCGCGTGAGCGAAACCCTGGCGGCGCGGGACTTGGTCTCTCGATCTGCGCGGCGATCATTGCGGCGCATGAAGGTAAAATTTATGCACAGAGCACGCTTGGTGTTGGTACGACCATGACGGTTGAACTGTGAGGGATTTTTATGGATGTCATCAAAATTACACCGCGCGGCTACTGCTACGGCGTCGTTGACGCGATGACGATCGCCACACGGGCTGCCTCGCAACCAGAATTGC
The genomic region above belongs to Ferroacidibacillus organovorans and contains:
- a CDS encoding response regulator transcription factor translates to MNDTRMIVPIRDVKVRREVLLPTGQETSRPGRILIVDDERGIQDFLLFGLRDEGFDVATASDGEEALQVLEIFRPHIVLLDIMLPGMDGFEVCRLMKERSRVSIIMLTAKEEVDDRVRGLSAGADDYVVKPFAFVELKARIEARLRGQFPELTSVHRIGKFEIDKVQRLIRYEGRALGLSRTEFSLLELLLEKPGVARSREEIMQRVWGQDFHGEDNILEVYIRYLRHKLNDTKRQLIRTVRGVGYRVEVQ
- a CDS encoding sensor histidine kinase, translated to MWKFSKDRFLTPPAHTIRRSLYSRYVWVVVSILLIIGIIQVQTLRSTLIIAGETTLVFNLRDALYHEKITPENLHIIAPQLLHMLSSRAVNVAVYDSNLRLVGKQMAAYDPMPLQPMTPQIVSLVWGSEDTPYGRFKNLRIMLSHGAIQVYAPLGTRAHPAGYLQIAYRDQILYPFIWRGMALYFTASVLLLIFAAISLLPVVESALAPLHRLLATASRIRSGAVEERLPVTGTRETEQLAVMINEGLDQLQEAVRQEKESTQRMKRFVSSASHELRTPLTSLKGFSEVLLRRLDTYRENTSVAREIALNAAPRRLRPMLEEAFVRDEQLVELRHAVASMQNETARLEELVRDLLQLARLDEHFKLNRSVIDLAAFISEHQAQYEILSKGQKMFFHLTPCSVSCDPSLLQQVIYNLIMNALHYTNVQTGEIHVTVSPRGKDGAILEVSDNGPGIDPAHLERIFDRFFRASEARERNPGGAGLGLSICAAIIAAHEGKIYAQSTLGVGTTMTVEL
- a CDS encoding serine hydrolase; protein product: MNTQRKNTRKTTSALEKNSQMRRLAASSRAADQPKKVAQNPQKKATSPRKTSSAAQPSKGRAQTAATVTKHNKKRMKKRRLRIMRFFTVAVAATILGAGGFVLTKDVAPSVAKSLRADWTMMLASTATIPFSQQEYNSLATKMRAYLNTVPGTVGVSLLDINSGAAVAIHGTATYSAAETLALPVTMTLYSDIAQGLLKPTDTVALTAADLQAGPGYIGGMPLGTSFTYAQLAKAAVVRGDVVAINMLMRALGPDQVSRFSQGLGSDAPMTPPYTVTPVDLTKYMVTLYTMAQAHKTALAPLLQDLAQVPTAGRLQSGLSGSSVSSFYHVLGNWPNQFHDSALFVIANRPLALSVCTEGMNETTADIVEKNLSAMVTQFVKQQMALHKTAP